The Gehongia tenuis sequence TGCCGGTGCTGGAACAGGACGGGGACCGGGTGACGGTCCGGGTCGGATCCCAGGCCCATCCCATGGGTGAGGACCATTCCATCGAGTGGATCCTGCTGCATACGACGGAGGGCAACCAGCGCAAGTGCCTCAAGGCCGGCGGCGCGCCGGAGGCCACCTTCCGGCTCAGCGAGGGCGAGAAGGCGGTGGAGGCGCTGGCCTACTGCAATCTTCACGGACTTTGGATGACAAAAGCATAAAGGAGATGGGAACATGGATCAAAAAGTAGCGAAGCTCTTGAACGAGCAGATCAACAAGGAGTTTTATTCCGCTTATCTGTATTTGGAATTCGCCAACTACTACGACGAAGTCGGCCTGGACGGCTTTGAGAACTGGTACAAGGTGCAGGCCCAGGAGGAGCGGGATCACGCCATGCTGTTCTATCAATATATGAAGAACAACGACGAGAAGGTCACCCTCATGGCCATCGACAAGCCCGAGTGCGAACTCACCGACAACATGGCGCCCCTCAAGAAGGGCCTCGAGCATGAGAAGTATGTCACCGCCCTCATCAACAACATCTATGCCGCGGCCTACGAGGTGAAGGATTTCCGCACCATGCAGCTGCTGGACTGGTTCGTCAAGGAGCAGGGCGAGGAGGAGAAAAACGCCACCGACCTCATCACCAAGATGGAGCTTTTCGGCACCGACGCCAAGGGCCTTTACATGCTCAACAGCGAGCTGGGCGCCCGGGTGTACACGGCGCCTTCCCTGGTACTGTAATCCATCGGGCCTGAAGCCATGGCGCTTCGGGCCCTTTTTTCATGGCAAGGATAAAAACATGTCCCGGTAGGTAGTCCGGGAGCGGCGTCCGCGCCGTCAGTAACCTGCCTCCTTTGGTTGTCCGTTCCTTGCCCCGTCCCATCGAAAAAGGAGGAATTCCCATGACCATAAGATCCACCCTGACGGTCCTGTTCGACGATCCCTTTTGGATCGGCCTGTGCGAACGGGAGCTGGACGGAGGCTACGAGGCGGCAAGGATCGTCTTTGGCGCCGAACCCAAGGACTATGAGATTTACGATTTTGTGCTCCGGCACTGGCACGAGCTGAGATTCAGCCCCGCGCTGCCCGGCACGGCGGCAAAGCCCCGGGCGAATCCAAAGCGCATGCAGCGGCAGGTCCGGCGGCAGACAATGGCGCGGGGCGTGGGCACCAAGGCCCAGAAGGCGCTGAAGCTCCAGCTGGAGCAGGGCAGGCTGGAGCGGAAGGCGCGCACCCGTCAGGCGCGGGATGCGGAGAAGGCGCGGCAGTTCGCCCTCCATCAGGAGAAGAAACGGGAAAAGCACAGGGGCCATTGACGGCCCCCTTTGCATTCCCGCTGGATGAGCAAGAAGGAGTTTCCCATGCAAAAAATTTTGTTTGCGGCGCTGGCCCTCATGCTGGTGCGCGGCGGCGGTGTACGGCCTGCATCTTGAGTACGGCACCGGCGGCGAGGGCATCGGCGGCCAGATGGTGGCGCTTTCCCCCGCCATGGACCGGGCCGTGCCGAAGGGGGAGAAGCTGGTCTTCAGGCTCACGCCGGAGGATTTCCCCGACGGCGGCGATCTGTCCCGGTTCCATATGGAGCTTTACGTGGTGCTGGCGGAGCAGACGGAGGCTCCCGCGGGCAGACTGGATTTCAGCGCCGAATATGGCGGCGTGTATGAATATGTGCTCACGGGCGGCGAGGAGGGCTTTGCCCTTGAACAGCCCCAGCGGAAAGGAGAACAATGATGGATTTGATGGAGGCCATGAGGGCGCGGCATTCGGTGCGGAGTTATTTGGACCGGCCCATCGAGGGGGAGACGGCGGAAAAGCTGGAGCGGGAGGCGGCGGCCTGCAATGAAGCGGGCGGGCTTGCCATCCGGCTCGCCTTCGACGAGCCCCGGGCCTTTGGCGGCAGAATCGCCCACTACGGCGCCTTCCGCGGCGTGAAAAACTACATGGTGCTGGCGGGCCGGGGGGAGGATCTCCCGCAGCGGTGCGGCTATTACGGGGAGCGGCTGGTGCTCTTCGCCCAGACGCTGGGCCTTTCCACCTGCTGGGTGGCCCTCAACTACAGCCGGGGCGCGGCCGGCGTCCAGCTGGAACCGGGGGAAAAGCTTTGCTGTCTCGTCGCCCTCGGCTATGGCAGGGAACCGGGCGTGCCCCACAGGAACAAGCCCTGGGATAAGCTGTTCCGGGCCGGGGAGCCGGTGCCTGCCTGGTTCAAGGCGGGTGCGGAGGCGGCGCTTCTCGCGCCCACGGCCATGAACCAGCAGCGCTTCAGGATTTCTCTGGAGGGGACGGGCGTCAGGGCGAAGGCCCTTCCCGGCGTTCTCACCCGGCTGGACCTTGGCATCGTGAAGTATCATTTTGAGACGGGCGCGGGCCGGGAAAACTTTCACTGGCTCTGAGCGGGGGGCCGGCAGCCCCGAGCGGCGGATCGGCCGGCGATACCGATGGCCCGCGGGAACCGGTTGTGGTATACTGTTACCAGTTTGCAGGAAAGGGGACCGATCCATGAAAAGACGCATCGTGAGCTCCGCGGTGGCGGCGCTCATCATCATCAGCCTCTTTGCCGGCTGCG is a genomic window containing:
- a CDS encoding desulfoferrodoxin family protein, which produces MNPKFYVCKHCGNIIAYAKNTGVPVMCCGEKMVELVPGATDGAKEKHVPVLEQDGDRVTVRVGSQAHPMGEDHSIEWILLHTTEGNQRKCLKAGGAPEATFRLSEGEKAVEALAYCNLHGLWMTKA
- a CDS encoding ferritin; the encoded protein is MDQKVAKLLNEQINKEFYSAYLYLEFANYYDEVGLDGFENWYKVQAQEERDHAMLFYQYMKNNDEKVTLMAIDKPECELTDNMAPLKKGLEHEKYVTALINNIYAAAYEVKDFRTMQLLDWFVKEQGEEEKNATDLITKMELFGTDAKGLYMLNSELGARVYTAPSLVL
- a CDS encoding YjdF family protein translates to MTIRSTLTVLFDDPFWIGLCERELDGGYEAARIVFGAEPKDYEIYDFVLRHWHELRFSPALPGTAAKPRANPKRMQRQVRRQTMARGVGTKAQKALKLQLEQGRLERKARTRQARDAEKARQFALHQEKKREKHRGH
- a CDS encoding nitroreductase family protein, which produces MDLMEAMRARHSVRSYLDRPIEGETAEKLEREAAACNEAGGLAIRLAFDEPRAFGGRIAHYGAFRGVKNYMVLAGRGEDLPQRCGYYGERLVLFAQTLGLSTCWVALNYSRGAAGVQLEPGEKLCCLVALGYGREPGVPHRNKPWDKLFRAGEPVPAWFKAGAEAALLAPTAMNQQRFRISLEGTGVRAKALPGVLTRLDLGIVKYHFETGAGRENFHWL